From a single Apium graveolens cultivar Ventura chromosome 2, ASM990537v1, whole genome shotgun sequence genomic region:
- the LOC141691124 gene encoding protein FAR1-RELATED SEQUENCE 5-like, with protein MNLIKRERHITAAQKNLIKSLHISGIAPRQQMNIFGKMHGGEEQVGFHAQHLRNVVRDFRKDNLGVNDVQAGLDLLHRLEEESGGNFFIRTLIDEEGRLKYLLWVDPRSLLAYKNFGDVVAFDTTYRTNRYDMPFVPFTGVNHHYQSVLFGFALMRDELKTTLSGFWVLG; from the coding sequence ATGAATTTGATTAAAAGGGAGCGACATATAACCGCCGCCCAAAAGAATTTAATTAAGAGTTTACATATTTCGGGTATTGCACCTAGACAACAAATGAATATATTTGGAAAAATGCACGGAGGAGAGGAGCAAGTAGGGTTTCATGCCCAACACTTGAGAAATGTCGTGCGAGATTTTAGAAAAGATAATTTGGGTGTGAATGATGTGCAAGCGGGATTAGATTTGTTACATAGGTTAGAAGAGGAAAGTGGAGGAAATTTTTTTATTCGGACTCTAATTGATGAAGAAGGAAGACTGAAGTATCTTTTATGGGTTGACCCCCGGTCGTTGTTGGCCTACAAAAATTTTGGTGATGTGGTTGCATTTGATACAACATATCGAACAAATAGGTATGATATGCCATTTGTGCCATTCACCGGGGTGAATCATCACTATCAATCGGTTCTCTTTGGATTTGCACTAATGCGCGATGAATTGAAGACTACATTGAGTGGATTTTGGGTACTTGGTTAG